The Mytilus edulis chromosome 5, xbMytEdul2.2, whole genome shotgun sequence genomic interval ATCATATCCTTTTCATACAGTTTCCTTTCCCATCCTACATAATTTATTAAGTAACAGCATATCTGAGGATTCCATAGTACATGTAACATGTTTCAATGTTATGccagaattttattaaaataatttatgtaaTTATATCCTACttactgtttccatggcaacatgtGCCCCTTTGCCCTGAGAAATATCTGACAACAGTCTTACTGACAACCTGGTACTACAATCTCCTGTCATAACTTTAGTATGACTATGTTTTCTAGCTGTATCTATTAAGATATTATACCTgtaaaaatgttaacaaaaataGAACCTTAgttacaattatttaaaaaaaaaatcatacctaTCATCTATCAAAATGTATTACTTGCCAAGTTCTTATGGTAATAAATAGATGTCATATAACCCTACtaaatgtgtttgttttattgttttgtatataaatcaagcagttggttttcttgtttaGCATTTTGTCATATTATAAgagattttttaagcttattatACAGTTTTGCTCATAAATTAAGGCCTTAAAGGTGACCTATAAGCACAAATTATCACATGAAAATTTAACAAGatggtttttaattattacaaAATTGTTTGGTTCTCCCTTGAATATTTAAATCTTACAACAAGGCAATATCACTAGTGCATTACTAGgttgtatgggctttgctcattgatgaagaccGTAcgttgtcatttggtctcttgtgaagagctgacacattggcaatcataccaaatcttcttttataTTGTAATTAGTACCAGTAACTTGTATATTTTCATACCTTTTTGTCTTAAATGTTCTCAGAtctactgtttaaaaaaaataaaataaaaaaatatctatatataatacatgttatTCTTCTTTTACCTAAGTGATTTTATCAAATCTTCTTTAGCTGTGACTGATTTCAAGGATTTCAGCAACTCCTTTAACTTTATTTCTGATTCAtcataatgtatacatttttctttaaagtCTTTGTCTATTGGTAAACCATTAGTTTTGGGTTTGTCAGCAGGTTTAGGTCGATCAGTGTCAAGGTCATTTTTTGACCTTTCACCTTGTGATAGTTCATCAAGGTCAGGAAGCTCTGTACTAGCAAGAGAATCTTTGCTACTGTCTGTTGTAATGAAAGATGAATCCATGGcctgaaattgagaaaaaaaccctGTTATTAAATCATCTTCAGTCCATCTCTTTATGTTTATTCTATAGTGTTGCATGCATTAAAGCTTAAACCTAATGACTTTTTCATATACTTTTATCTCACAATATAAACTATAGTTTCAGATTGGGATTATTTTTGCTGATTCATTTACAATATATTTAGACTATGTGTTACTTTAAACTCTGATACAATGGGTGCACTTGTTTACTGAATAAAGCATTATCATGACCTCTATGTGTCTAGTTTTGGTGAATATGAGTTGCTATTTCATTGCTGTATATGCCATATCGTCTTTATAAGTATGTCCTCTATGAAATGTACTATACTGCAGggttctatttttttcaaagtacCACTGAAATCCTGTTTCATGTGAGGCATTTCAGTAGTTTTGCACTGTCTCTAAAGTTAAATTAAGTTAAagttaaattacataaacaaaatcTAAAAGGGAATCTGGCTTAAAAAGTTCTCCAAAAGTTCACCTCAACTTTGTACAGATTAACATCATCTTCAAAAAGACCTCAACAAAATTTGATTGAATCAacagtaaaaatgtaaaatatacctCTTCCAATGATCGTATATGACAAGGAAAACCTGACTTTGCCATGACTTGGAGAATTTTCTGACAGCTATCTAATCTTTCTTCTGCTGACATATCTATTGCAGCGCCCTCTATAATTAGAATATTAACTAAATTATTAGATATTCTCTGGATTGATGCATCTAATAATGTTTGTCTAtgtttaaaatatcttaaaatgaTGTGTTGCAGGGAACAATTACTAAACTGTGTGCATaggtacatttttgtacttaaataatCACATTTCATTTAGAACATACCATCCAATCGAAAGACTTTCATCCTACATCCCATTATTATATGTGTACATTATTCTATTTCAAATCTGCATGATCTTTAGTTTGCTAATGCTTATATTGCTATAGACAATACATTTCAGTAGCCTAAAGTTCTTTTATGTTTGTACAATGTATAACAACTAGTGGTGTTGGATTGCGGTCTAAATTCACCTTTTTCATAATTGCAATTATCGCTTTTTTAAGAAATTTactttgatcttgctgactgataatttcctttctcagcacagttGTGATGTGAAAAATTATTGATAGAAACTAAGGGTGCACATGTCCATTGTCAAAGAAATTAACACCGTCGTCAAAGTGAAGTAGCGATAAagagattatcattggtcatctcaattcaattgcttttctcactttcgctgtaccagctcaaacgagaaaatcaatctcgttgagatgatcattgataatctataagtatagAATTTAATGCTTGTATTTTAGAGTTTTTTGTGTGACAATATTGTGAGAGGAATTAATGTTTCTacacaaatgaaataaatgttacTGTTCATatcaaaatgtagtttttatattgaaattttcatccgtttgcatttaaaaaataattaaacaaatattgaattaaaatctGAATCTTGCtatctttaataaataaatgaaaggaGTGAAATGCATTGTTAACACATCAATTTACCGTCTATAAATAATAAACTTGGCTTGAATCTCAGCTTCTTGTGTGCTCTCTCACTGAGTCCCtgttatataaacaatacatttgaatgataataaaaattatgTCAGTGTTCAAGAAAATGGTGCAAGGCTTGGATATATCTAAACATGAAATAATTAATCAAGGTTTAATATTCTGCTCACaattatgaataaaaggagatgtggggtatatatcaatgagacagcatcccaataattaaaatcaccaattaacaaatgTTTGTACAATATCAAAAACTGTAAATTTCCAAATTATATAGTCTGTAAATAAATACGATTTTCTACACCACTGAATTTAGCAATTGAGTATTTCTGGCTTGTAATTAAATGTCTGTTTTAGATGCAAACAAAAGGTTGCAATACTATCCAtcttaaatgtacatgtatattacttGATGCATCATAAATCTTTAATCTTTTAAATAGCATTTTTTACAACCTGACTTTGAAGAAATTGCATTTATTCCTTTAACTATCAATTTACTGCTAATTCAGAAATGTTTGAGTGTATTCTGCCATTGTTAACCAACACACAAATATGTGAGACTAAGTATTGCCATTACAGAAAATGCTGAATACAATAATTCTGTCAATATTTCTCAGCTATTTTTATGAATAACATTGCaaatttttttaagtttacaATAATTAAACTGTACATCTTTTATTAACTGTAGTAGACAACTGGATGCCTGTCCTCCTGAAAATCCAACCAATACTGTTTCTCCATCTCGTATAATCTTTGACTTGCCAATTGCTGCACGGAACTTGTGTGTTGTGTATACCATAAAACAGTCCCTGCAATATACAATGCATTTTTACTCATGGGTTGACAAATTTTCTGGCTATGTCAATATCCAAGACTTGCACCAAATGATTTAGTTAAGTGAGGATAGAAAAGAGGCAAGccctttatatttttgttaaattaatcGAAATGCAAGAAACTTTAatctgatttaaaattttcactTTTCACTAGTTTgcattcaataataattaaatggGACATACAGTGATTGCAAAAGAACACATAAATCTTTTCAGAACTGGTTGTATACAGATGCAGTTGAATAAGTTctagtatttttaatttttctttggtTTATTTGTTTCCCTGGTTAATATATCCTTCCCTCTTGTTGCTGAACaagattgagcaacacaaacccaaatAGTTCTGGGGGTGACCTCATGTGTTTTCGCAGGGTCAGTGATGTTCAGTTTTAGCAATGTGATGTCAGAGGAGtataatgctgagttcacacataattcgaattcgattcgcattaactaattcgaattagtttaattcgcattcgaaacgttttatgtcttacgtcaattctaattcgaattacaatgcgcGTTAAATTagctttactgtccaaacgacgttaacaTTTCATTCGCATTGacaaaagcgtatttctaatgcgaattggataattcgaattagccaattcgaatcaattcgaattaaaaaagaagagcgtgtgaacgcgattagcgaattcgattcgcattcgattcgaattcaattcgaattaaatgtccgtgtgaacgaggcataatATTTCTCATGATGATCGTACTTTCTCAGCATtaatattgacaatatacaatatttgatatagAATAAGGCGATGTGGTATGATAATGACTGCTGTGTCTACTATCCACAAGAAACCATACCTGTTAACTCAATATTATTAAGGCAATTATATTTGATGCAAACAGTTAGATACAAGTTATCTGAGCTGTAATAACTTTaaccataattttatttttaaaaagtttactgttAAAACTGATGATCAATCCATTCTGTACCTCAAAGCTTCAAACTTCTCTTTGAAATCCTTCTCACTAAATTCTATAAACTCCATTATTATCATCAAATGTATCACATTATATTATCTTACAGTATATATGGTTTCTTGtaacataatttatattttccCAGTGTTTAAACATCTTTAAAAGAATATGTTACAATGTTATTATATGAAAGTACAATGCATGACTTTGAAGTATTTAATGAAGTGTgtaaatatcaacattttaaatACACAGAAGTTTAGAGAGTGAAATGTATAGATTTACTGaatgatttatttaaatgaaagaatgatgcatgaaatttttaaatcaaaattcaatttaaaattcaACAGTTAAAAATTCTTTTCACCTTGAACCAAATTCAGCCTCCATAAAATTGGCTTTATTTACAAAATCACAAACATGAACATTGATGTATTATTAATTCAAAACCTTACATTAATCTACCCTATACTGGATTTATCCCTAGTTTTCTTAAAATCATATTACATAATacttaaattaaattaatatcaaaaataaCATTTCTTCTAACAATTTAAGTCATTTTGGAGATCATCAATCACATTCTTGAAGAGGCCACGATATCTTTTCTTTAAGATCGGCATATAaccaaaattttattaacaaaataaaatgggAATGTGTCCATCATGTCCATGAGACACAAATGATGTCCCCGCTTGCATATACTGTTTTACAGAAGCATAAGTCAAgaatggttaaacatgttaaagcaatGCTACCCAAATATGTACTTGATCTAagtttgtggtaataagcattagtGTATAAGTtaaataacatttggttgagggaaactccagtaagagaacagaaacgaaaaattcagcatttttttcatttgtaaacgggtataactctagaatggtaaaagttaCGCCACTATAATTCAACTTTAacctgtattttgtggtaatacaCAGTGTGtataaaattcataatatctaattgAGGCAACTTAAAGGTTGAGAACGGAAAAGAAAAGTTCAGCAACTTTTCCATTTGAAAAGAGActtaactctagaatggtaaaagtgacagtcacaccaccaaaattcaaacctgATCTAGATCTAtgtttagtggtaataagcattatctTTATTAAAGTTTTATGATATTTTGTTGTGGCAAATTCAAGCTAGAGAGTGGAAATgaaaaattccattatttttccttttgtaaACAGGCATAACGCTAAAACAattaaagtgacaccaccaaaattcaaacttgacctgtattcataaaatttggttgaagcTCAATTTAGAGATAGAAACAAATTTTGGGATGTACAGACAaacagatggacaagggtaaaacttaatgccccctctgctacACCACGGCTaagacatattaaaaaaataactattaGAAGTGATGGTGGATTCTAAgagaaataatatacatgtacatgcattacTATTTTTCCAACATTGTTTTTATGAAGAAGTTAAAAAATACTGACCTGCAAAGTGGATCATTTATTCTAGTGATAAGGACAGCTTCTCCACCACATTTCATACACACTTTGGACTTCCTGAAAACACATACTGGTATTTTATATTGTTAATCTTGAAATAATAACTTAGATATATATCTATTATAAGTTTAATAtgaatgaaatttttaatattttgtaatggTCCAATAAGCACAGTTTAGACTGAAAAAATTTCTGAGAGATCAATATTGAAAGATTATGAGCAGGCAGATTCAGACAACTAAATGGTAAGGTCATATGAACCTTGCCAGACAGACATACAgtgcaatcattccatacaccaaatgtaattgacttattgcttatacatgtagtatctgacaaactgacaaaaccatgaaaactaacattgaacaatgaaccatgaagatgaGGTTAAGTTTAAATGAATCCTGTCAgatagacatgttcaccttacaatcaatccatacaccaaatatagttgaaccACTGATTATACGGAGAATCTGATCATCTGGCAAAATCatgaaaacattaatttttaacattgaccaatgaaccataaatgTATAAAATGACTAGTATCATGCATGAGTATCAATCTCTCTTTAAAGATGTCATCTACTGTCATGAGGAACATTCTCTATCCTAATTACATACagttgaatattttgaattatacctGGTTGTATATgattaaaattacatttaaacATTATTCATAATAAGTCATATACAGTCGTGTCCAGTAATTCCACCCGTCTATAACTCTGCCCTTTACAACTGTGTGTGTCTCTACCGAAAAAATTTTGGTCTGCTAAAgtaattttttctttgaaaaaaaaaacatttgcttaAGTCATGCCAatatcaaagggagataattcaattttaaaactatggaaagccaaaataacaaaattctaaaaaatctCAAAGATCCTGTATCTTTAAGAAATATGTATAAGTAAGTTTGATACATTTGtacaagcttttttttttttttttttgtgatattttttttgtatttaaatcaCTTTATTTACTGCACAGACTTTAAACCCATTGACAAGAGTGATGGTGTCTTAGCTGCATTTCAGACTACTGAATGATGGCAATTTTGTTATGAGAATACTAATAACCATTCTAAAtattctctgactgtttatgatgtctttacactaaatccattggatgttggatgtgtacggattgatagtttagtctaaGATGtgattttattagttgttagtggctttgaactagctgtcaaataactgctagtactctcagatctgttccttgtgtcttttttttgtccggatgtacaagtacccggccacgtccaattgtgtttttgtctatctgatgctttttcaactgatttttatagtttgttcttatgttgtactgttatactactgtcccagtttagggggagggtttgaatcccgctaaaatgtttaacccctccacattatttatgtatgtgcctgtcccaagtcaggagcctgtaattcagtggttgtcgtttcttttaatatgtgttatatatttgtttttcattcatttttttatataaataaggcctttagttttctcttttgaattgttttaccttgtcatatcagggccttttatcgctgactatgcagtatgggctttgctcattgttgaaggccgtacagtgacctaaagttgttaatgtctgtgtcattttggtctcttgtggacagttgtctcattggcaatcataccacatcttcttttttatattctattgACATTCTTATCTAATCAtattttacttttcttcattttctgatcattataaaaaaaaaatgtttttatattttgatgtatTCTTTTTACCAGTTTCTTTATCATACATGTATTgactttaattttttatatttcgtTCTCCTTTCATAATGGTCCATCATTTAAACGTCATTTCCTAACGTTTTAGTTCGTTAATATGTGATAAATCGGTCCTCCATACATGTTGACTACGCATGGGCGGACTGACCTGACAACCGCACTTCCATGAAAAAAACAGGTGATCCATTTGTCTGATTGATTTTCTAATCATTTCAGATATATCTTTGCGGAATTAAGATAATATAAGTAACACTGAGTTTTCAGTGAAAAGATTCAAATAAAATTTGATGCATTTAATTTGATAAAGAAGAAGTATACATAATCAAAGCCTTGGGTGGGCGGAGTTACCGGACTGCATCAtacatgaaggaaaaaaaatgattttttgtggaCACCACTGAGTTACTGCAGGTTTCTGTCTTGGAACAgttgtgagccaaaatttgttcctgtgaaaaaagttacAGTGGAAATAatatcacaggaaatatgttctggaAGAACTTTTTCACAGATgatttcaatataatttgttccatctctataaaAAGTTCCACAATTTACCTGGGGAATTAAGTTACAGGTTTGagaaatttgttccttacctggctGTTGAAATAAGTTCAGggtttgtgagatttgttccttaccttgTGAAATACATTGTAAGTTCTGggtttgtgagatttgttcctcaCCTTGTGAAATAAAGTTCCTTGTCTATTATATGAAATACATGTTTGTTCCACAGGTTAAACTAGTTATCTTATAGACTGAGCATTTGTAATCAGTGAGTTTAAAGTTACTATTCAagtgcattataaaaataagtattatATCATTAATATGATAAGTAAACCTTCTGCAGTAAGTAATAAAAAGAGAATATGTCCTCACGGACACAggtgatgcccctgcttgcatacaCCAttatataaagggacataactcaagaacaataAAAGTGACGCTACCTAAATTTGTACTTgctctgagttttgtggtaataagtgtCATAATGTTAAGTTGGGGAAAACTTAAGCATTTTAAGTAACAGAACAGAAgctaaaaattttgcaatttttcaataaatttatattaaggggcataactcaataatcatgataatggttaGTGTGAAGCCAACAAAAttcaacttgatctgtgttttgtggttgtAAGCATTGggtgtaagtttcataacatttggttgaggcaacttcagttagaaaacagaaactacaaatgtggcatttttttcCCCATTTATAAAGGGCAtaacagggctcacactacttcagacttatagggagaagtgacttctctttttgaaactgatagggagaagtggtgagatttgaaagagaagtgctcattcgcgcggtgcgctacaatgtttggattttacaatagtataaagggccatatgtaaataatgttctttttatattgttcaattcatatctgagtaaaaaaatacaattaaagtaacaattgaaattaaaagttgtttaagttttactaaggttcttgtgagaaacttattccaactaaatatctagcactaaaaaaaaaaattatttaaaaaaatgtaaagaaattataatatatatcattattacaatttaattaaaaattatcttagtgtttctcataaaaaaatataaaagttattaagctgggccataatgtactgaaattagtataatagtctcagagttaagcaactttaatcaatagtttgaaacataaaaaatatagggaattataaacaccaatcaattagatgtaaccaaaagtctcttgaTGTGTGTAGAATGCGTattttttccctttgggatcaatattcttctgtcagctgttccgtCCGTGcatccgtagtaattattgtaaaagtacggattttggtcatagctggtccggttcagatccgtagtttagaaatcggtcaatggcggacgaatgcaagaaaatttacaaaaataaacgatgtttgacaagttatttgaaaaggaacatgacgtttttaatgcaataaatggattaaacatttactggaggcaacttttatcacgtttaaatgaagtaacaaacttattttgccgccgaaatttaggttgatgtacgttttcgagtaacaagcaccagaacttgcgaaaatgcatgaagtgataaaaagttgtatttttatcaaataac includes:
- the LOC139523966 gene encoding cytoplasmic tRNA 2-thiolation protein 2-A-like isoform X2, translated to MKSKVCMKCGGEAVLITRINDPLCRDCFMVYTTHKFRAAIGKSKIIRDGETVLVGFSGGQASSCLLQLIKDGLSERAHKKLRFKPSLLFIDEGAAIDMSAEERLDSCQKILQVMAKSGFPCHIRSLEEAMDSSFITTDSSKDSLASTELPDLDELSQGERSKNDLDTDRPKPADKPKTNGLPIDKDFKEKCIHYDESEIKLKELLKSLKSVTAKEDLIKSLRYNILIDTARKHSHTKVMTGDCSTRLSVRLLSDISQGKGAHVAMETGFADKRLDDITVVRPIRDFSSKEVTLHNVLNDVESVFIPTLTTKAPQNTSIEHLTESFITGLQADYGSTVMNIMRTGEKLNTEILDSTEQQCIICHAPLDTSTGIASALNAVEFSQKISRKKDDKSSPECCGEGDGSCNTKSGRLNKEEALSTLCYGCRLMVKDLSDVNKLPEYIQRDITNRVNRSKMKADIQDYLLADD
- the LOC139523966 gene encoding cytoplasmic tRNA 2-thiolation protein 2-A-like isoform X1 encodes the protein MCSIQEGDIENPIKKDKTEKSKVCMKCGGEAVLITRINDPLCRDCFMVYTTHKFRAAIGKSKIIRDGETVLVGFSGGQASSCLLQLIKDGLSERAHKKLRFKPSLLFIDEGAAIDMSAEERLDSCQKILQVMAKSGFPCHIRSLEEAMDSSFITTDSSKDSLASTELPDLDELSQGERSKNDLDTDRPKPADKPKTNGLPIDKDFKEKCIHYDESEIKLKELLKSLKSVTAKEDLIKSLRYNILIDTARKHSHTKVMTGDCSTRLSVRLLSDISQGKGAHVAMETGFADKRLDDITVVRPIRDFSSKEVTLHNVLNDVESVFIPTLTTKAPQNTSIEHLTESFITGLQADYGSTVMNIMRTGEKLNTEILDSTEQQCIICHAPLDTSTGIASALNAVEFSQKISRKKDDKSSPECCGEGDGSCNTKSGRLNKEEALSTLCYGCRLMVKDLSDVNKLPEYIQRDITNRVNRSKMKADIQDYLLADD